A window of Callospermophilus lateralis isolate mCalLat2 chromosome 13, mCalLat2.hap1, whole genome shotgun sequence contains these coding sequences:
- the Yod1 gene encoding ubiquitin thioesterase OTU1, giving the protein MFGPSKGGHFGVHSAAGCPGGVSQPAGGTKAGPAGVWPVGGRADTMWRLRCKAKDGTHVLQGLSSRTRLRELQGQIAAITGIAPGDQRILVGYPPECLDLSNGDTTLGDLPIQSGDMLIVEEDQTRPQTSPSYTKHGAPSYVRETLPVLTRTVVPADNSCLFTSVYYVVEGGVLNPACAPEMRRLIAQIVASDPDLYSEAILGKTNQEYCDWIKRDDTWGGAIEISILSKFYQCEICVVDTQTVRIDRFGEDAGYTKRVLLIYDGIHYDPLQRNFPDPDTPPLTIFSSNDDIVLVQALELADEARRMRQFTDVNRFTLRCMVCQKGLTGQAEARDHAKETGHTNFGEV; this is encoded by the exons ATGTTTGGCCCCTCAAAAGGTGGCCATTTTGGAGTCCACTCCGCGGCTGGTTGCCCCGGCGGCGTCTCCCAACCGGCTGGCGGGACCAAAGCTGGCCCTGCGGGTGTCTGGCCTGTGGGCGGCCGCGCCGACACAATGTGGCGGCTCCGCTGCAAGGCCAAGGATGGCACCCATGTTTTGCAGGGACTGTCCAGCCGAACCCGGTTGCGAGAACTCCAGGGCCAAATTGCCGCCATCACCGGGATCGCTCCCGGCGATCAGCGAATCCTTGTCGGATACCCGCCCGAATGCCTGGATCTCAGCAACGGGGATACCACTTTGGGGGACTTGCCCATCCAGTCAG gcGACATGCTGATCGTTGAAGAAGACCAAACCAGACCCCAAACTTCACCTTCATATACAAAACATGGTGCTCCTAGTTATGTCAGGGAAACTTTGCCTGTGCTTACCAGAACTGTGGTCCCAGCCGACAACTCTTGCCTCTTTACCAGTGTGTACTATGTTGTTGAAGGTGGAGTCTTGAATCCAGCTTGTGCCCCTGAGATGAGACGTCTTATAGCACAAATTGTAGCAAGTGATCCAGACTTATATAGTGAGGCAATACTGGGAAAAACAAATCAAGAGTACTGTGACTGGATCAAAAGGGATGATACTTGGGGGGGAGCAATTGAGATATCAATTTTGTCTAAGTTTTATCAATGTGAAATATGTGTagtagatacacaaacagtaagaaTTGATCGTTTTGGAGAAGATGCAGGATATACCAAAAGGGTTCTACTGATCTATGATGGCATCCACTATGATCCGCTTCAGCGTAACTTCCCTGATCCAGATACCCCTCCTTTGACCattttctcctctaatgatgataTTGTTCTTGTACAAGCACTGGAACTAGCAGATGAAGCTAGAAGAATGAGACAATTTACTGATGTAAACCGCTTCACCCTGAGATGTATGGTGTGTCAGAAAGGATTAACTGGACAAGCAGAAGCAAGGGACCATGCCAAGGAGACAGGCCATACCAACTTTGGAGAAGTGTGA